The genomic interval TCCGGAAGTTCTCCCGGCCGGTACCGGTCGCGCGCTCCTCGTAGCGCGCCATCAGATCGGTCGCGCGGCCGTGGGCGTCGGCGACCTCCTCGACGGTCTCCTCGCCGTACTCCCCGATTCGCTCGTCTATCTCGCGGTACTCGGCGTCGGCGTCGGCGAGGTCGGCGATTACGTCGGGGGTCGACCGGGTGGCTTGCTCGCTCATCTCACTCGTACACGTCGTCGGGGTCGAACGCGCGGTCGGCGACCTCCTCGCCGTCGAGGGTCCGGTAGAAGCAGGTCTCGTAGCCGGTGTGACACGCCCCGCCCTCCTGATCGACGAGGTAGAGCAGGGAGTCGCCGTCGCAGTCGACCCGTACCTCCCGGACGCGCTGGACGTGGCCGCTCGTCGCGCCCTTCTGCCAGAGTTCCTGCCTGCTCCGGGAGTAGTAGTGGGCGAGCCCGGTCTCTCTGGTCTGCTCGACGGCTTCGGGCGTGACGTAGGCCAGCATCAGCACTTCGCCGGTGTCGGCG from Halorussus salilacus carries:
- the hisI gene encoding phosphoribosyl-AMP cyclohydrolase, whose protein sequence is MSDAPSAEAGATADATDIAVDLDFGESGRIPAVAQDADTGEVLMLAYVTPEAVEQTRETGLAHYYSRSRQELWQKGATSGHVQRVREVRVDCDGDSLLYLVDQEGGACHTGYETCFYRTLDGEEVADRAFDPDDVYE